One genomic region from Nostoc sphaeroides encodes:
- a CDS encoding CbtB domain-containing protein produces MTTFSHTSVLQKSAGITLSKPVQVTLYMLLSSLVIWTVLFSTYPAVHNTAHSARHHTLGVACH; encoded by the coding sequence ATGACTACTTTTTCTCATACTTCAGTGTTGCAAAAGTCCGCAGGTATTACCTTATCCAAGCCTGTGCAAGTAACACTCTATATGTTGCTATCTTCTTTAGTTATCTGGACTGTCTTGTTTTCTACCTATCCTGCGGTTCATAATACAGCACACTCAGCGCGTCACCATACCTTAGGCGTTGCATGTCACTAA
- a CDS encoding multicopper oxidase domain-containing protein — protein sequence MPNNFALGNGKPWSRRQLLKLGLAGAGVTGAAGLWQMLNLQSKSIVKVPPFEMSAADDATNPMKMVRDFDYGTVKQENGRTIREFQLTAGTSIINLNSAVSYNIWDLNGRIPGPTLRAKQGDRIRVLFLNKAGHSHSLHFHGVHPAEMDGVRPISNGSATIYEFDAEPYGVHLYHCHIAPVTRHIAKGLYGMFIIDPPTPRPPADEMVLVMGGYDVNDDSHNDYYAFNGLPHYYMHNPIRIYKNQLIRLYVLNIIEYDPAVTFHLHANFFDVYRNGMSMTPSEKTDVITMGVAERHILEFAFRYPGKYMFHPHQDAIAENGCMGQFEVLAQSSAQNTVKKS from the coding sequence ATGCCCAACAACTTCGCTCTGGGTAACGGAAAACCTTGGAGCCGCCGTCAATTACTGAAGCTGGGTCTAGCAGGTGCTGGAGTGACTGGTGCAGCTGGACTTTGGCAGATGCTAAATCTCCAAAGTAAGTCAATCGTCAAAGTGCCACCATTCGAGATGTCAGCAGCAGACGACGCTACTAACCCGATGAAGATGGTCAGGGATTTTGATTATGGGACGGTAAAGCAAGAAAATGGGCGGACTATCCGGGAATTTCAGTTAACTGCGGGTACTTCCATAATAAACCTTAATAGTGCTGTCTCTTACAACATCTGGGATTTAAACGGGCGCATACCAGGGCCAACGCTACGGGCAAAACAGGGCGATCGCATCCGGGTACTATTTCTCAACAAAGCGGGACATTCTCACTCTTTGCATTTTCATGGCGTTCATCCGGCAGAAATGGATGGTGTTCGCCCAATCAGTAATGGTAGTGCCACAATTTACGAATTTGATGCTGAACCTTATGGTGTTCACTTATACCACTGCCATATTGCACCAGTCACCCGCCACATAGCTAAGGGATTGTATGGGATGTTCATCATCGATCCACCTACTCCCCGTCCCCCGGCTGATGAGATGGTATTAGTGATGGGTGGGTATGACGTGAATGATGATAGCCATAACGATTATTACGCCTTCAACGGTCTGCCGCACTATTACATGCATAACCCGATTCGCATTTATAAAAATCAGTTGATTCGGCTGTATGTTCTCAACATCATTGAATACGATCCGGCAGTGACGTTTCACCTCCACGCCAACTTCTTTGATGTCTATCGCAATGGCATGAGTATGACTCCTAGCGAGAAAACCGATGTGATTACGATGGGTGTTGCAGAAAGGCACATCTTAGAATTTGCTTTTCGTTACCCAGGTAAGTATATGTTCCATCCCCATCAGGATGCGATCGCAGAAAACGGTTGCATGGGTCAATTTGAAGTACTTGCCCAGAGCAGCGCTCAAAATACTGTTAAAAAGTCCTGA
- a CDS encoding ComEA family DNA-binding protein — translation MIKVRYICLTAAAALIVTLSSCSGTPTAENPSAPVASPQATEAVSNNNHSSHGGKEKININTAILSELDKFEAKLGIPALSNKIQASRPYGSSEDLVTKKVITQEQFDQIKDQVSVQEVVLTGEAKDVDYMSKLGLMKGHLLVAQELLDQNQPKQAEPHIGHPVEEIYVDVEDQLNERKVKEFKTTLVSLQDLVKSSPKNSKVKTNFTSSVQAVDSAIAALPADQRSKPGFVLQVINELLDSANSEYGAAIANGKITAPIEYQDSRGFVVYANELYKGISSQVAQADPEAHKAIDTSFAELIKVWPAAIPPAKAVKTTSDVTKLVKTIEENSQKVVDKSNTQAQR, via the coding sequence ATGATAAAAGTTCGTTATATCTGTTTAACAGCAGCAGCAGCCTTAATAGTTACCTTGAGTTCCTGTAGTGGTACACCAACCGCAGAAAATCCATCAGCACCAGTTGCTAGCCCTCAAGCTACAGAGGCAGTAAGTAATAACAATCACAGTAGTCACGGTGGCAAAGAAAAAATTAACATTAACACTGCTATATTATCAGAATTAGATAAATTTGAAGCTAAACTAGGTATTCCGGCTTTATCGAACAAAATCCAAGCAAGTCGTCCTTATGGTAGCTCAGAAGATTTAGTTACTAAAAAAGTAATTACTCAAGAACAGTTCGACCAAATTAAAGACCAGGTTAGTGTTCAAGAAGTAGTACTCACGGGTGAGGCAAAAGATGTTGACTATATGTCTAAATTAGGTTTAATGAAAGGGCATCTTTTAGTAGCACAAGAACTCCTGGATCAGAATCAACCGAAACAGGCAGAACCTCATATTGGACATCCAGTTGAAGAGATTTACGTTGATGTAGAAGATCAACTTAATGAGCGCAAAGTCAAAGAATTTAAGACAACATTGGTAAGTTTGCAAGATTTGGTGAAATCTAGTCCGAAGAATAGCAAAGTTAAAACTAATTTTACTTCTTCAGTGCAAGCAGTTGATTCCGCGATCGCAGCTTTGCCAGCAGATCAACGCTCAAAACCAGGATTTGTGCTACAGGTAATTAACGAATTGCTAGATTCAGCCAACTCAGAATATGGCGCTGCGATCGCAAATGGTAAAATAACCGCACCAATTGAGTATCAAGACTCCCGTGGTTTTGTGGTTTACGCCAATGAATTATACAAAGGAATTTCTAGTCAAGTAGCTCAAGCAGATCCCGAAGCACACAAAGCGATCGATACTAGTTTCGCTGAACTCATAAAAGTTTGGCCTGCTGCCATCCCACCAGCAAAAGCAGTCAAAACTACTAGTGATGTTACCAAGCTAGTAAAAACCATTGAGGAAAACTCTCAAAAAGTGGTTGACAAATCCAATACCCAAGCACAGCGATAA
- a CDS encoding ferritin-like domain-containing protein, whose amino-acid sequence MQELDHKKTIDLLNAIMEFELAGVVRYTHYSLMVTGPNRIPIVAFFKAQASESLLHAEQVGEILTGLDGHPSLKIAPMEETYQHKVKDILEESLSHEKKALDLYKNLLDTVTNASIYLEEFARGMIGQEEMHNLELKKMLRDFS is encoded by the coding sequence ATGCAAGAACTTGACCATAAAAAGACCATTGATCTCCTGAACGCCATCATGGAATTTGAACTAGCAGGGGTAGTGCGCTATACACATTATTCTTTGATGGTGACTGGCCCTAACCGTATTCCAATCGTGGCTTTTTTCAAAGCACAGGCAAGTGAATCTTTACTTCATGCCGAACAAGTAGGAGAAATTCTCACCGGTTTAGATGGGCATCCCTCCCTGAAAATTGCCCCAATGGAAGAAACCTACCAGCATAAAGTCAAGGATATCTTGGAAGAAAGCTTATCCCACGAAAAAAAGGCATTGGATCTGTATAAAAATCTGCTCGATACTGTTACCAATGCCAGCATTTATCTTGAAGAATTCGCTCGCGGTATGATTGGGCAAGAAGAGATGCATAATCTCGAACTCAAAAAGATGCTACGCGATTTTAGTTAA
- a CDS encoding FTR1 family iron permease: MDFSTALPTFVITLREGVEAALVVGIVLALLKKAKQSQLNSWVYAGVGVGIVVSALIGVLFSWVIQILGAANPQYTTIVEPALEGVFSVLAIAMLSWMLIWMTKQARFMKATVEGAVTEALTQNSNAGWGVFTLILIAVVREGFETVLFVAANFQQGLMPALGAITGLIAASAIGVLLFKWGVKINIRQFFQVMGVLLVLIVAGLVVSALKHFDEAVANLALSSRATEGLCFYYERFTKVHSCILGPMVSNTSTILPDEQFPGIILKSLFGYRDNLYLVQAVGYVAFLLTIGGLYFRSLGGASPEGKKNIPFGQKPLSSTKD; this comes from the coding sequence ATGGATTTTAGTACTGCTTTACCTACTTTTGTAATAACGCTCCGAGAAGGAGTAGAAGCTGCCCTTGTTGTTGGTATTGTGCTAGCTTTGCTGAAAAAAGCTAAACAATCCCAACTCAACTCTTGGGTATATGCTGGTGTCGGCGTTGGTATTGTCGTTAGTGCCTTAATAGGCGTGCTATTCAGTTGGGTAATTCAAATACTGGGAGCAGCGAATCCTCAATACACCACCATCGTTGAGCCAGCGTTAGAGGGTGTGTTTAGTGTGTTAGCGATCGCAATGCTCAGTTGGATGCTAATCTGGATGACTAAACAAGCCAGATTCATGAAAGCTACAGTTGAGGGAGCAGTAACAGAAGCCCTGACACAAAACTCAAATGCTGGTTGGGGTGTTTTTACTTTAATTTTAATTGCTGTTGTCCGCGAAGGCTTTGAAACTGTTCTCTTCGTTGCAGCTAATTTTCAACAGGGATTAATGCCAGCCTTGGGTGCTATTACTGGTTTAATAGCGGCATCTGCCATTGGGGTGCTGCTATTTAAATGGGGTGTCAAAATTAACATCCGCCAGTTTTTCCAGGTAATGGGCGTTTTATTAGTGTTGATTGTCGCTGGGTTGGTAGTATCAGCCTTGAAACATTTTGACGAAGCAGTGGCTAACCTTGCCCTTAGCAGTCGCGCCACAGAAGGCCTTTGTTTCTATTACGAACGTTTTACAAAAGTCCACTCGTGTATTTTGGGGCCAATGGTTTCAAATACTTCCACAATCTTGCCTGACGAACAGTTTCCTGGCATTATTCTCAAATCTTTATTTGGTTATAGAGACAATCTCTATCTTGTGCAAGCAGTGGGATATGTGGCATTTTTACTTACCATTGGAGGACTGTATTTCCGCAGTCTTGGCGGTGCTTCTCCTGAAGGTAAAAAAAATATCCCCTTTGGTCAAAAACCACTTAGTTCTACAAAGGATTAA
- a CDS encoding ABC transporter substrate-binding protein, with protein MHRRWLLSALALLMSILLAACTTATTQQPSTKITNPTETTNTNSQQLSKGSAKRVVALSSLSADIISRLDQTKIVGITGSKLFKDDSKFKDIPRVSEGQSPPNLEKVVALKPDLVIGAEGFSNIPIQKLQQLGIPTLLTKVNNWESLEELTKKLAVLINADPQPLLNRYKTFLPEKPTQGFSTLALVSRQPILAPNKNSWAGDLLAKFQAKNIAADLQGKSPVGGYVTLSAEKVLEANPEVIILVNPPQGNSEAGLLDSLKKEAFWQQLQATKNNRVYVFDYYGLVNPGSIDAIEKACQQLKQALFVKQGT; from the coding sequence ATGCATCGTCGTTGGCTTTTATCTGCTTTAGCACTTTTGATGAGTATACTTTTAGCTGCTTGCACGACTGCAACCACTCAGCAGCCATCAACAAAAATCACAAACCCTACTGAGACGACAAACACAAATTCTCAGCAATTATCAAAAGGATCAGCAAAAAGAGTTGTTGCTCTTTCTTCTCTTTCTGCTGATATTATCTCTCGACTCGATCAGACAAAAATTGTTGGAATCACTGGTAGTAAATTATTTAAGGATGACTCAAAATTTAAGGATATTCCCCGTGTTAGTGAAGGGCAAAGTCCGCCAAATTTAGAAAAAGTGGTAGCACTCAAACCAGATTTAGTTATTGGTGCAGAAGGTTTTTCTAACATCCCAATTCAAAAACTTCAGCAGCTAGGAATTCCGACTTTGCTCACTAAGGTGAATAACTGGGAATCTCTAGAAGAACTTACTAAAAAACTGGCGGTGTTAATTAATGCTGATCCTCAACCTTTGTTAAACCGTTATAAAACTTTCTTGCCAGAAAAGCCAACTCAGGGTTTTTCTACTCTAGCGCTGGTTAGTCGTCAACCAATTTTAGCACCGAATAAAAATAGTTGGGCAGGGGATTTGCTGGCAAAATTCCAAGCTAAAAATATAGCAGCAGATTTACAAGGAAAAAGTCCTGTTGGTGGCTATGTGACGCTTTCGGCTGAGAAAGTTTTAGAAGCAAATCCAGAGGTAATAATTTTGGTTAATCCCCCACAAGGAAATTCGGAAGCAGGGCTTTTAGATTCGCTGAAAAAGGAAGCTTTTTGGCAACAACTGCAAGCAACTAAAAATAACCGAGTCTATGTGTTTGATTATTATGGTCTGGTGAATCCAGGTAGTATAGATGCCATTGAAAAGGCTTGTCAGCAGCTTAAGCAAGCCTTGTTTGTAAAGCAGGGCACTTAG
- a CDS encoding family 10 glycosylhydrolase, translating to MSNHPLNVARSTLFWRRLFAIVFTSSSLFPNFGSEPARAQVTQYCQLSSTAAQEKENLRLSALKGKPDAQTRYQDMLQEQAQKLQECRTKTWPQVQAIWLRLYPCDIQPGIIDQTMDRIVNRGYNQVYLEVFYDGQALLPAKANPTVWPSVIRTPGAENVDILATAIQKGRQRGLKVYAWMFTTNFGYTYAQRPDRESAIARNGKGQTSLYVVDNGSQVFIDPYNLQAKRDYYQLVKEILRRRPDGLLLDYIRYPRQAGSDSIATKVSDLWLYSPATQEALFKRALNYKGLDLIRRFLSKGFVGAGDIAEVDNLYPQEGEPLWQGRIPAPAQKSILPATDRQPLLQWELWQLAVAHAMQGILDFVTIASYPAKQQGIPTGVVFFSDGNQTVGQGYDSRLQPWDRFPTTLQWHPMAYGNCGNVSCIVTQVQRVLSMAKPGTQIIPALAGKWGESISNRPSLEAQMQALRQYAPQLKGVSHFAYSWQYPESDNDRKFCRSR from the coding sequence ATGTCTAACCATCCCTTGAACGTTGCAAGATCAACATTATTTTGGCGGCGCCTGTTCGCTATTGTTTTCACTAGTAGTTCGTTGTTCCCCAACTTTGGAAGCGAACCAGCAAGGGCGCAAGTAACCCAGTATTGTCAATTATCATCAACGGCGGCACAAGAAAAAGAAAACTTACGTTTGTCAGCCCTCAAAGGCAAACCAGATGCCCAAACCCGCTATCAAGACATGCTACAAGAACAGGCACAGAAATTACAGGAGTGCCGCACTAAAACTTGGCCGCAAGTCCAAGCCATTTGGTTGCGCTTGTATCCTTGTGACATTCAGCCAGGAATAATTGATCAGACTATGGATCGGATTGTCAACCGTGGCTACAACCAAGTTTATTTAGAAGTATTTTACGACGGACAGGCATTATTGCCAGCAAAAGCTAACCCGACGGTTTGGCCTTCTGTAATTCGCACCCCAGGAGCAGAAAACGTCGATATACTCGCCACAGCAATTCAAAAAGGTCGGCAACGCGGTTTAAAGGTTTATGCCTGGATGTTTACGACCAATTTCGGCTATACTTACGCCCAGCGCCCAGATAGAGAAAGTGCGATCGCTCGTAATGGCAAAGGTCAAACGAGCCTATATGTGGTAGATAACGGCTCTCAAGTATTTATCGACCCCTACAACTTACAAGCAAAACGCGACTACTACCAATTAGTAAAAGAAATTTTGCGCCGTCGTCCAGATGGCTTGTTATTAGACTATATACGCTATCCCCGACAAGCAGGAAGTGATTCCATCGCCACCAAAGTTTCAGATTTATGGCTATATAGTCCCGCAACCCAAGAAGCTTTATTTAAACGGGCACTAAATTACAAAGGGCTGGACTTGATTCGGCGCTTTTTGAGTAAGGGATTCGTCGGCGCCGGAGATATAGCGGAAGTTGATAACCTTTATCCCCAAGAAGGCGAACCCCTCTGGCAAGGACGCATTCCTGCACCAGCGCAAAAATCAATTCTGCCTGCAACCGATAGACAGCCGCTTTTACAATGGGAATTATGGCAGCTTGCTGTTGCCCATGCCATGCAAGGAATTTTAGATTTTGTCACCATAGCCAGTTATCCAGCAAAACAGCAAGGTATTCCTACGGGAGTAGTGTTTTTTTCGGATGGCAACCAAACTGTAGGGCAAGGTTATGATTCCCGTTTGCAACCTTGGGATCGGTTCCCCACCACATTGCAGTGGCATCCTATGGCTTATGGGAATTGCGGTAATGTCAGTTGTATTGTGACGCAAGTGCAACGAGTTTTGAGTATGGCAAAACCCGGTACGCAGATAATCCCAGCTTTAGCAGGCAAATGGGGAGAATCTATTAGTAATCGTCCATCTCTAGAAGCGCAAATGCAGGCACTTCGCCAATACGCCCCCCAACTGAAGGGAGTTAGCCATTTTGCCTATTCTTGGCAATATCCTGAAAGTGATAACGATCGCAAATTTTGTCGCAGTCGGTAA
- a CDS encoding molybdenum cofactor guanylyltransferase encodes MTINSCSKLNAIVLAGGKSSRMGQDKALIPIQGIPLLQRVCSIAQSCADVIYIVTPWPERYQDLLLPGCQFIREVPLSGESLAHGPLVGFAQGLAEVKTDWVLLLACDLPRLRVEVLQDWVTRLDSVGDDKVAALADHPKGWEPLCGFYRRRCLPQLLEFINQGERSFQQWLRQYPVEVLPLPEPEMLFNCNTPADLAKS; translated from the coding sequence ATGACTATTAACTCGTGTAGTAAATTAAACGCCATAGTTTTAGCAGGTGGCAAAAGTTCTCGGATGGGTCAAGATAAAGCCTTGATTCCCATTCAAGGGATACCTTTGTTGCAGCGAGTTTGTAGCATTGCTCAAAGCTGTGCTGATGTTATTTATATAGTTACTCCCTGGCCAGAACGCTATCAAGATTTGCTTTTGCCTGGTTGCCAGTTTATTCGGGAAGTACCTTTATCTGGAGAATCTCTAGCCCACGGGCCTTTAGTTGGGTTTGCCCAAGGGCTAGCTGAAGTTAAAACAGATTGGGTGCTGTTGCTTGCTTGCGATTTGCCGAGGTTGCGGGTTGAGGTGTTGCAAGATTGGGTAACTAGACTTGATAGCGTGGGAGATGATAAGGTCGCAGCTTTAGCCGATCATCCTAAAGGCTGGGAACCTCTGTGTGGTTTTTATCGCCGTCGCTGTTTGCCACAACTCTTAGAGTTTATCAACCAAGGGGAGCGATCGTTTCAGCAATGGCTGCGGCAATATCCTGTAGAAGTTTTGCCTTTACCAGAACCCGAAATGCTGTTTAACTGTAATACGCCAGCAGACTTGGCTAAGAGTTAA
- a CDS encoding thioredoxin domain-containing protein, which produces MTNRLAEAKSLYLRKHAENPIDWWSWCDEALATARAQNKPIFLSIGYSSCHWCTVMEGEAFSDIAIAHYMNANYLPIKVDREERPDLDSIYMQALQMMSGQGGWPLNVFLSPEDLVPFYAGTYFPVDPRYGRPGFLQVLQALRRYYDTEKAELQQRKALIIESLLTSAVLQDGTTDELEDHELLRQGWETSTAVITPSQSGNSFPMIPYAELALRGTRFNFESRYDGKQVCTQRGLDLALGGIYDHVGGGFHRYTVDATWTVPHFEKMLYDNGQIVEYIASLWSAGVQEAAFERAVAGTVQWLKREMTAPEGYFYAAQDADSFIDPTAVEPEEGAFYVWSYGELQQLLTPEELTELEQFTVTPNGNFEGRNVLQRRYSGQLSATVETALSKLFTARYGVSSESLETFPPARNNQEAKTTNWPGRIPSVTDTKMIVAWNSLMISGLAKAAGVFQEPLYLELAARAANFIWENQFVDGRFQRLNYQGEPTVLAQSEDYAFFIKALLDLQASNPEHKQWLEKAIAIQDEFNEFLWSVELGGYYNTSSDSSQDLIVRERSYVDNATPSANGIAIANLVRLALLTDNLDYLDLAELGLKAFKSVMHRAPQACPSLFTALDWYRNSTLIRSTTEQINSLIPKFLPTAVFTVTSDLPEGSIGLVCQGLKCLAPAENVEHLLQQVEKSQVRA; this is translated from the coding sequence ATGACCAATCGCCTTGCTGAAGCTAAGAGCCTCTATCTCCGCAAACACGCCGAAAACCCGATTGATTGGTGGTCTTGGTGTGATGAAGCACTTGCAACTGCAAGGGCGCAAAATAAACCGATTTTTCTCTCCATTGGCTACTCTAGTTGCCACTGGTGTACTGTCATGGAAGGCGAGGCTTTTTCTGATATTGCGATCGCCCACTACATGAATGCTAATTATCTTCCCATCAAAGTAGACAGGGAAGAAAGACCTGACCTCGATAGCATCTATATGCAAGCTTTGCAGATGATGAGTGGTCAAGGGGGTTGGCCTTTAAACGTATTTCTTTCCCCAGAAGATTTAGTGCCGTTTTATGCTGGTACTTATTTCCCTGTAGACCCGCGTTATGGTCGTCCGGGATTTTTGCAGGTGTTGCAAGCTCTTCGCCGTTATTACGATACCGAAAAAGCAGAATTACAGCAACGCAAAGCCTTAATTATTGAGTCGCTGCTAACGTCTGCGGTGTTGCAAGATGGTACAACAGATGAGCTTGAAGACCATGAATTACTCCGCCAAGGTTGGGAAACCAGCACAGCTGTAATTACTCCTAGTCAATCTGGCAATAGTTTTCCGATGATTCCATACGCGGAATTAGCACTGCGGGGAACTCGATTTAATTTTGAATCTCGCTATGATGGCAAGCAAGTTTGTACCCAACGCGGATTAGACTTAGCGCTGGGAGGTATTTACGACCATGTGGGCGGTGGCTTTCATCGCTATACTGTTGACGCTACTTGGACAGTACCCCACTTTGAAAAGATGCTCTACGACAATGGACAGATTGTGGAGTATATAGCTTCTTTATGGAGTGCAGGAGTACAAGAAGCAGCCTTTGAAAGAGCAGTTGCTGGTACTGTACAATGGCTAAAGCGAGAAATGACCGCGCCTGAAGGTTACTTCTATGCTGCTCAAGATGCCGACAGCTTCATTGATCCCACGGCAGTAGAACCAGAAGAAGGAGCCTTTTACGTCTGGAGTTACGGCGAACTACAACAACTGTTAACACCTGAAGAATTAACGGAATTAGAACAGTTTACGGTGACACCTAACGGCAACTTTGAAGGACGAAATGTCTTGCAAAGACGCTATTCTGGGCAACTGAGTGCAACGGTGGAAACGGCTCTGAGCAAGCTGTTTACCGCTCGTTATGGCGTTAGTTCTGAGTCTTTAGAAACTTTTCCCCCGGCTCGTAACAACCAGGAAGCAAAAACCACTAACTGGCCAGGTCGCATTCCTTCGGTGACAGATACGAAGATGATTGTTGCTTGGAATAGCTTGATGATTTCTGGACTGGCTAAAGCTGCTGGGGTTTTCCAAGAACCGTTATATCTGGAATTAGCAGCAAGAGCAGCAAATTTTATCTGGGAAAATCAGTTTGTCGATGGGCGTTTTCAGCGACTCAACTATCAAGGAGAACCAACCGTTTTAGCGCAGTCTGAAGATTACGCCTTTTTTATTAAAGCTCTGCTGGATTTACAAGCTTCCAACCCTGAGCATAAGCAATGGTTAGAAAAAGCGATCGCTATCCAAGATGAATTCAACGAATTTCTCTGGAGTGTCGAATTAGGTGGTTACTATAACACATCGAGTGATTCTAGTCAAGATTTAATTGTCAGAGAGCGCAGTTACGTTGATAATGCTACACCATCAGCGAATGGAATTGCGATCGCTAATCTTGTCCGTCTCGCTTTACTCACCGATAATCTAGATTATTTGGATTTAGCGGAACTTGGTTTGAAAGCTTTTAAGAGTGTCATGCATCGCGCTCCTCAAGCTTGTCCTAGTTTATTTACAGCTTTGGATTGGTATCGTAATTCTACCTTGATTCGCAGCACCACTGAGCAAATAAACTCTCTGATCCCCAAGTTTTTACCAACGGCTGTGTTTACCGTAACATCTGATTTACCAGAGGGAAGCATTGGGTTAGTTTGCCAAGGTTTGAAGTGTCTTGCACCAGCAGAAAATGTAGAGCATTTATTGCAGCAAGTAGAGAAAAGTCAGGTGAGGGCGTGA
- a CDS encoding RNA-guided endonuclease InsQ/TnpB family protein, protein MEQVLTLVCKLNPTSEQIAQIETTLKAFADACNYANQQVKPQITSKTTIQNMVYQDLRSMFGLSANLAVRACARVGANRKTAKQKNKPVLIFKPTSADYDARIFAFREKDWTVSLTLSEGREHIKLDVGNYQQGKLKGRKPTSAQLCKHRDGSYYIHIQTKDEVPEPLKPTNVIGVDFGRRDIAVTSNGDKWDGKQIDEVRDRYAKTRASLQQKAIIGTRSTRRRARQILQRLSGRERRFQQWLNHQISVAVIQQAKNAKAIVAIENLTGIRERTNTQPRSKVERRRSNSWSFYQLRCFLEYKGIKEGVEVIAVPPAYTSQTCHQCLHIGLRSDKRFKCGNCKWHGDADLNGAKMISLLGQSVSLPGGSGYLCCNLSTDSSGLLQSPAL, encoded by the coding sequence ATGGAACAAGTACTGACACTGGTTTGCAAGCTTAATCCCACATCTGAACAAATCGCTCAAATCGAGACGACATTGAAAGCGTTTGCGGATGCTTGCAACTATGCTAATCAGCAAGTTAAACCCCAGATAACAAGTAAAACGACCATTCAGAATATGGTCTATCAAGACTTGCGCTCGATGTTTGGGTTGTCTGCTAATTTGGCAGTCAGGGCTTGTGCCAGAGTAGGAGCTAACCGCAAAACTGCTAAACAGAAGAATAAGCCAGTCTTGATTTTTAAACCAACTAGCGCTGATTACGATGCTAGGATTTTTGCTTTTAGAGAGAAAGATTGGACTGTAAGCCTTACATTGTCTGAAGGCAGGGAGCATATCAAATTGGATGTGGGAAACTACCAGCAAGGTAAACTCAAAGGTAGAAAACCAACATCGGCACAGTTGTGCAAACATCGGGATGGTTCCTACTACATTCATATTCAAACTAAGGATGAAGTTCCTGAGCCACTTAAACCAACCAATGTTATTGGTGTGGATTTTGGGCGTAGGGACATAGCCGTAACTAGCAATGGGGACAAGTGGGACGGAAAACAAATAGACGAGGTTCGAGATAGATACGCCAAAACTAGAGCTTCTCTCCAACAAAAAGCTATCATAGGCACAAGGTCTACTCGCCGTCGTGCGAGGCAGATTTTGCAACGGTTGTCGGGGCGTGAGAGAAGATTTCAGCAATGGCTCAACCATCAAATCAGCGTTGCGGTTATTCAACAGGCCAAAAACGCCAAAGCGATTGTCGCTATTGAAAACTTGACTGGGATTAGAGAGCGCACTAATACTCAACCTAGAAGTAAAGTTGAGCGCAGACGGTCTAATTCTTGGTCGTTTTATCAATTGCGATGCTTCCTTGAGTACAAGGGTATCAAAGAAGGAGTTGAGGTGATTGCAGTGCCTCCAGCATATACAAGCCAAACCTGCCACCAATGTTTGCACATTGGGCTGAGGTCGGATAAACGCTTCAAGTGTGGTAACTGCAAATGGCATGGTGATGCTGATTTGAATGGTGCAAAAATGATTTCTTTATTGGGGCAATCTGTAAGCTTGCCCGGAGGTTCGGGTTATTTGTGTTGTAATCTCAGCACAGATAGCTCAGGGCTACTACAAAGCCCCGCCCTTTAG
- the clpP gene encoding ATP-dependent Clp endopeptidase proteolytic subunit ClpP — translation MIPIVIEQSGRGERAFDIYSRLLRERIIFLGQQVDNNIANLIVAQLLYLDAEDSEKDIYMYINSPGGSVTAGMGIFDTMKHIRPDVCTICTGLAASMGAFLLSAGAKGKRMSLPHSRIMIHQPLGGAQGQATDIEIQAREILYHKRRLNDYLAEHTGQPIERIAEDTERDFFMSPEEAREYGLIDQVIDRHAAGSRPAIAVLN, via the coding sequence ATGATTCCTATCGTTATTGAACAATCGGGCCGAGGCGAACGCGCCTTTGACATCTACTCACGGCTGTTGCGTGAGCGCATCATCTTTTTGGGACAACAAGTTGACAACAACATTGCTAACTTGATTGTTGCCCAACTGCTGTATTTGGATGCCGAAGACTCGGAGAAAGACATTTATATGTACATCAATTCTCCCGGTGGTTCGGTGACGGCTGGTATGGGCATTTTTGACACTATGAAACATATTCGCCCTGATGTCTGTACAATTTGTACCGGATTGGCGGCGAGTATGGGGGCTTTCCTCCTCAGTGCTGGTGCTAAGGGTAAGCGGATGAGTTTACCCCATTCTCGGATTATGATTCATCAACCTCTAGGCGGCGCTCAAGGACAGGCGACTGATATTGAAATTCAGGCGCGGGAAATTCTGTACCACAAGCGGCGGCTAAACGACTATTTAGCTGAACATACAGGTCAACCAATTGAGCGGATTGCTGAAGATACTGAACGTGACTTCTTCATGTCACCAGAGGAAGCCAGGGAATACGGTTTGATTGACCAAGTGATTGACCGTCACGCTGCTGGTAGCCGCCCAGCAATTGCTGTTCTTAATTAA